A single window of Gemmatimonadaceae bacterium DNA harbors:
- a CDS encoding arylsulfatase, whose translation MFGRRASIAAAVLACVVAHAIARSASGQRAPNIVYIMADDLGYAELGAYGQQKIRTPVLDRLAREGVRFTQFYSGSPVCAPSRAALLTGWHTGHAPIRGNAEYGGFLDREEFGQHPLPLGTPTIATMLKARGYATALVGKWGLGGPQTSGIPNNFGFDFFYGYLDQKQAHNHYPSHLWRNTQWDTLQPYFSAHQTLSAVPTDPAAWKAFQGTVYAPDRMTEEAVAFIRRSANQPFFLYLAFTLPHLALQVPDDELAAYDFPETPYLGQSGYLPHARPRAAYAGMISRLDKHVGQVLDVLHELQLDSTTLVVFTSDNGTTYTGGVDQAFFQSVGAFRGLKDAVFEGGIREPFIARWPGRIRPNTVSTAVAANWDVLPTLADIAQAQAPAGIDGRSFAPALFGKAMSPHAPLYWEHHGVCAGQQAVRDGRWKLVRLGVGARTPLAPMLFDLETDPGERIDRAAQRPDLVKKLMAVIARERTTAILPAWNFPVDSARVVNYTTCAPGGQPR comes from the coding sequence ATGTTCGGAAGAAGAGCGAGCATCGCTGCAGCGGTGCTCGCATGCGTCGTTGCTCACGCCATCGCGCGGTCGGCCAGTGGCCAGCGCGCGCCCAATATCGTGTACATCATGGCCGATGATCTGGGCTATGCGGAGCTCGGGGCCTATGGTCAGCAGAAGATCCGCACGCCCGTGCTGGATCGTCTGGCGCGTGAGGGCGTGCGCTTCACGCAGTTCTACAGTGGCAGCCCCGTGTGCGCGCCCAGCCGCGCGGCCCTGCTCACCGGGTGGCACACGGGCCACGCGCCCATTCGCGGGAACGCCGAGTACGGCGGATTTCTCGACCGCGAGGAGTTCGGGCAGCATCCGCTGCCACTCGGTACGCCCACCATTGCCACGATGCTCAAGGCGCGCGGTTACGCCACGGCGCTCGTCGGTAAGTGGGGGCTTGGTGGTCCGCAAACGAGCGGCATCCCGAACAACTTCGGCTTCGACTTCTTCTACGGGTATCTCGACCAGAAGCAGGCGCACAACCACTACCCGAGCCATCTCTGGCGCAACACGCAGTGGGACACGCTGCAGCCGTACTTCAGTGCGCACCAGACGCTCTCGGCGGTGCCCACCGACCCGGCCGCGTGGAAGGCGTTTCAGGGCACCGTGTACGCGCCCGATCGCATGACAGAAGAAGCCGTCGCGTTCATCCGGCGCAGTGCCAACCAGCCGTTCTTTCTGTATCTCGCCTTCACGCTCCCGCATCTGGCGTTGCAGGTCCCCGATGACGAGCTGGCCGCGTACGACTTTCCGGAGACGCCCTATCTCGGACAGAGCGGTTACCTCCCGCATGCGCGACCGCGCGCCGCCTATGCGGGCATGATCAGCCGACTCGACAAGCATGTGGGGCAGGTGCTCGATGTGCTGCATGAGCTGCAGCTCGATTCCACCACGCTGGTCGTCTTCACCAGCGACAACGGGACGACGTATACCGGCGGGGTCGATCAGGCCTTCTTTCAGAGTGTGGGGGCGTTCCGCGGGCTCAAGGACGCCGTCTTCGAGGGCGGTATCCGCGAGCCCTTCATCGCGCGGTGGCCCGGGCGCATCCGGCCGAACACCGTAAGCACGGCCGTCGCCGCGAACTGGGACGTGCTCCCCACGCTCGCCGACATTGCCCAGGCACAGGCCCCGGCCGGCATCGACGGCCGCTCCTTTGCGCCCGCGTTGTTCGGGAAGGCCATGTCGCCGCACGCGCCGCTCTACTGGGAGCATCACGGTGTGTGCGCGGGGCAGCAGGCCGTCCGCGATGGCCGCTGGAAGCTCGTGCGACTCGGTGTGGGCGCCCGCACGCCGCTCGCCCCCATGCTCTTCGATCTCGAGACCGATCCGGGGGAGCGCATCGATCGCGCGGCGCAGCGCCCGGACCTTGTGAAAAAGCTGATGGCCGTCATCGCGCGTGAGCGGACAACGGCCATCCTGCCGGC
- a CDS encoding CPBP family intramembrane metalloprotease: MTLRRFLGQQAMLVGVLGLVMLGHRQITGRTLKGLQDVPHLSDLLLYLVVTAGLVWASAAITWRTRPGATLGIRIDVARTRHLLTGLIVGAALNALPWLIPLLQGTVVVEHRPHVAVVAVATGVGIALLNALFEEITSRAAPLALLAQWPAWRAVALTAFSFALMHGIGETLSLPRLAYLWALGVVLAVCWLRTGSVWLGTGFHAGWFWASLVPSGRMQSGALFGLRGSLGVALDIADGVLIVVALALLWSLHRGAAPPPTRGPMRRADRAQAASLLVVMSLFAGCTRDNVEPAMATASALTPWRMLEGRWRGTLNDTAPFYESYHFLDDSTVEVRQPRDAGDTAAPLSGTLRVRANELRTGNADMEWIAEQLTPERIGFAPVRGATNHFQWERETADRWRATLIWEDGGHRRSRQYRMTRIAPPVAGNRGAVELRRDSL, from the coding sequence ATGACGCTGCGCCGTTTCCTGGGGCAACAGGCGATGCTCGTCGGGGTGTTGGGACTCGTGATGCTGGGGCACCGACAGATCACGGGACGCACGCTGAAGGGCCTGCAGGACGTGCCCCACCTGAGCGATCTGCTGCTCTATCTCGTCGTGACCGCCGGGCTTGTGTGGGCGAGCGCGGCCATCACGTGGCGCACCCGCCCGGGCGCAACTCTCGGGATTCGGATTGATGTGGCACGCACGCGGCACCTGCTCACGGGGCTGATCGTTGGCGCGGCCCTCAACGCACTGCCCTGGCTGATCCCGCTGCTGCAGGGGACGGTCGTGGTCGAGCACCGTCCCCACGTCGCCGTGGTCGCCGTGGCGACCGGCGTCGGTATCGCCCTGCTCAACGCCCTCTTCGAGGAGATCACCAGTCGGGCGGCACCGCTCGCGCTCCTGGCGCAATGGCCGGCATGGCGCGCGGTCGCTCTGACGGCGTTCAGTTTCGCGTTGATGCACGGCATCGGTGAAACGCTCAGCCTGCCGCGCTTGGCCTACTTGTGGGCGCTCGGTGTCGTCCTCGCGGTGTGCTGGCTTCGGACCGGCTCGGTGTGGCTCGGGACCGGCTTCCACGCCGGCTGGTTCTGGGCGTCGCTGGTTCCCAGCGGTCGGATGCAGAGCGGCGCCCTATTTGGATTGCGCGGCTCCCTTGGCGTCGCGCTCGACATCGCCGACGGTGTGCTGATCGTCGTTGCGCTCGCGCTGCTCTGGTCGCTCCACCGCGGCGCCGCCCCGCCGCCGACGCGCGGACCGATGCGGCGCGCCGATCGCGCACAGGCCGCGAGCCTGCTCGTCGTCATGAGCCTGTTCGCCGGATGTACGCGGGACAACGTGGAACCGGCGATGGCCACCGCGTCGGCGCTCACCCCGTGGCGGATGCTCGAGGGACGCTGGCGAGGCACCCTGAACGATACGGCGCCCTTCTACGAGAGCTATCACTTTCTCGACGACTCGACGGTCGAAGTGCGGCAGCCGCGTGACGCCGGCGATACCGCTGCGCCACTGAGCGGAACACTGCGGGTGCGCGCCAACGAGTTGCGGACGGGAAACGCGGACATGGAATGGATCGCGGAGCAGCTGACGCCCGAGCGGATCGGGTTCGCTCCGGTCCGCGGTGCGACCAATCACTTTCAGTGGGAACGGGAGACCGCCGACCGCTGGCGGGCGACGCTGATCTGGGAAGACGGGGGACATCGGCGGTCCCGTCAGTATCGCATGACGCGGATCGCGCCCCCTGTTGCCGGTAATCGCGGCGCCGTTGAACTCCGGCGCGACAGCCTGTAG
- a CDS encoding PhzF family phenazine biosynthesis protein has protein sequence MRTLRYVTADVFTSVPFTGNQLAVVFGAEGLPTETLQAITREFNYAETTFVFAPERADTTRRVRIFTPELEVPFAGHPTIGTAHVLVATGDVPASGDEMTVVLGENVGPVPVRVRLAGGAPVHGQLTTAQLPEERVEVTDLEALASTLSLSADDLVGGAHAPAGVSCGLPFLLMPLKTTAAVAKARLNMEAWHRVLHGKWAAWPMVFAMAHEDDQSAWPTHVRGADIRARVFVPGSTVPEDPATGSANACLAGYLAARTPRDGLLQWEVAQGVEMGRPSRLSIEVHKTGGALDAVRVGGATVVMCEGTLRV, from the coding sequence ATGCGTACCCTCCGATATGTCACCGCCGACGTCTTCACGTCGGTGCCCTTCACGGGCAATCAGCTGGCCGTCGTCTTTGGCGCCGAGGGGCTGCCGACGGAGACGCTACAGGCCATCACGCGTGAGTTCAACTACGCCGAGACCACGTTCGTCTTTGCGCCCGAGCGCGCCGACACGACGCGGCGGGTGCGGATCTTCACGCCGGAGCTCGAAGTGCCCTTTGCCGGCCACCCGACGATCGGCACGGCGCACGTGCTGGTGGCCACCGGTGATGTGCCGGCGAGCGGCGACGAGATGACGGTGGTGCTGGGGGAGAACGTGGGGCCGGTGCCGGTGCGCGTGCGGCTGGCGGGGGGCGCGCCAGTGCACGGCCAGCTCACCACGGCGCAGCTGCCCGAAGAGCGCGTGGAAGTAACCGACCTCGAGGCGCTGGCGAGTACGCTCTCGCTCAGCGCCGACGACCTGGTGGGCGGCGCGCATGCGCCGGCGGGCGTGAGTTGCGGGCTGCCGTTTCTCCTGATGCCGCTCAAGACCACCGCTGCGGTGGCCAAGGCACGGCTCAACATGGAGGCGTGGCACCGGGTGCTGCACGGAAAGTGGGCGGCGTGGCCGATGGTCTTTGCGATGGCGCATGAGGACGACCAGTCCGCGTGGCCCACGCATGTGCGGGGCGCCGACATCCGCGCGCGCGTGTTCGTCCCCGGCAGCACGGTGCCGGAAGATCCGGCGACCGGCTCGGCGAACGCCTGCCTCGCCGGCTATCTCGCGGCCCGCACCCCGCGCGACGGGCTGCTGCAGTGGGAAGTGGCGCAGGGCGTCGAGATGGGGCGCCCCAGCCGACTGTCCATCGAAGTGCACAAGACCGGTGGCGCGTTGGACGCCGTGCGGGTGGGCGGCGCGACGGTGGTGATGTGCGAGGGGACGCTGCGCGTCTGA
- a CDS encoding TetR/AcrR family transcriptional regulator → MVRPSPARLRRRSAILEAAGALFVTGGVAATSMEAIAERAGVSRATVFNHFGGKRELLLGLYDRQLDRLAESLRTSSEQSNPRRAVAAFFRSAETVLRADGDLTPLLIREVLYDPALLAHDVARGDDVRRELIDRVRAAQRAGQLRRTVPATQIAAIMMDLWTASLVPWVLAERRFGLAAHVMRKIRLVLRGLGADPREASPR, encoded by the coding sequence ATGGTGCGCCCCTCTCCTGCCCGGCTCCGTCGACGGTCCGCCATTCTCGAGGCGGCCGGCGCGCTCTTCGTGACCGGGGGCGTCGCCGCGACGTCGATGGAGGCGATCGCCGAGCGCGCGGGCGTCTCGCGCGCCACGGTGTTCAATCATTTCGGCGGGAAGCGCGAGTTGCTGCTCGGCCTGTATGATCGCCAGCTGGATCGACTCGCCGAGTCGTTACGCACGTCGTCGGAGCAGTCCAATCCGCGGCGCGCCGTTGCCGCCTTTTTCCGCAGCGCCGAAACCGTCCTGCGCGCCGACGGCGACCTGACGCCGCTGCTCATTCGCGAAGTGTTGTACGATCCGGCACTGTTGGCGCACGATGTGGCGCGCGGTGACGACGTCCGGCGCGAACTCATCGATCGGGTACGCGCGGCGCAGCGGGCGGGGCAGCTTCGGCGAACCGTCCCCGCGACGCAGATCGCCGCCATCATGATGGACCTGTGGACGGCCTCGCTGGTGCCGTGGGTGTTGGCGGAGCGACGGTTCGGGTTGGCCGCGCACGTCATGCGCAAGATTCGCCTGGTGCTGCGCGGACTCGGCGCTGATCCACGCGAGGCGTCGCCACGTTAG
- a CDS encoding GGDEF domain-containing protein has translation MATDRPRADLAAADVLLWQTGYRLALALSVGLVAVGLRTAGFLALSEVAEHGVGTDAADWLLGLITTGYAALVLGLRHWITRKRRAGIALSTVMVVADLVLVFCVVFLLAAPENYDVGLFIALVSLQLTHVYFGRAPALLMLAVIGAGYLALNQVAERHHGVVYWDKVFFRVAIFSLGGLLLTRVQTNLQARLGRLVTMFERAEEGDFTDSYDVAADARPDAITSVGRAYNRMRTQLAGIVLTDPLSGCYNRRGFELQYRRELARAARTHTDLALIALDLDHFKQVNDTFGHLVGDQVIAEAGELLRANARADDVVARTGGEEFIVLAPNTGVDGAQQLALRITESFRRRSFGEPRAKVSVTVSAGIAANRVPDESIAEALRARADEALYAAKRSGRNRVVTWTASAP, from the coding sequence ATGGCTACCGACCGCCCCCGCGCCGATCTCGCGGCTGCCGACGTCCTGCTCTGGCAGACGGGGTACCGGCTGGCGCTGGCCCTGTCGGTCGGGCTGGTGGCGGTGGGGCTGCGCACCGCGGGGTTTCTGGCCCTCTCGGAGGTCGCGGAACATGGTGTGGGCACCGACGCGGCGGATTGGCTGCTGGGGCTCATCACCACGGGCTACGCGGCGCTGGTCCTCGGCCTCCGGCACTGGATCACCCGAAAGCGTCGCGCCGGCATCGCGCTCTCCACGGTGATGGTCGTCGCCGACCTGGTCCTGGTCTTTTGCGTGGTGTTCCTGCTGGCCGCGCCCGAGAACTATGATGTCGGCCTCTTCATCGCGCTGGTGTCGCTGCAGCTCACGCATGTGTACTTCGGGCGCGCGCCGGCCTTGCTCATGCTGGCGGTGATCGGCGCCGGGTACCTTGCGCTCAATCAGGTCGCCGAGCGACACCATGGTGTCGTGTACTGGGACAAGGTCTTCTTTCGCGTGGCGATCTTCAGTCTGGGCGGGCTGCTGCTCACCCGGGTGCAGACCAACCTGCAGGCGCGGCTCGGCCGCCTGGTGACGATGTTCGAGCGCGCCGAGGAAGGGGACTTCACCGACAGCTACGATGTGGCGGCCGACGCGCGCCCCGATGCCATCACGAGTGTGGGGCGCGCCTACAACCGCATGCGCACCCAGCTCGCCGGCATCGTGCTGACCGATCCGCTCTCCGGCTGCTACAACCGGCGGGGCTTCGAGTTGCAGTATCGTCGCGAGCTTGCGCGCGCCGCCCGTACGCACACCGATCTGGCACTCATCGCGCTGGACCTCGACCACTTCAAGCAGGTCAACGACACCTTCGGGCACCTGGTGGGCGATCAGGTCATTGCCGAGGCGGGCGAACTGCTGCGCGCAAATGCCCGCGCCGACGATGTGGTGGCGCGCACCGGTGGCGAAGAGTTCATCGTGCTCGCCCCCAACACCGGCGTGGACGGCGCCCAGCAGCTCGCGCTGCGCATCACCGAGTCGTTCCGTCGCCGCAGCTTCGGCGAGCCACGCGCCAAGGTCAGCGTAACGGTCAGCGCCGGCATTGCGGCGAATCGGGTCCCCGACGAGAGCATCGCCGAAGCGCTGCGCGCGCGGGCCGATGAAGCGCTCTATGCCGCCAAGCGCAGCGGTCGGAACCGCGTCGTCACCTGGACGGCCTCGGCGCCGTAA
- the gltB gene encoding glutamate synthase large subunit, producing the protein MSQHLASGKLSDDHVGSPYAPKDACGVGFIARQSGERTHEVISLALGAAARMAHRGASATDNSADGAGLLTQIPRRLFILAASRLGIHLPADASIAVGMCFLPTQANACEEAMTLVKDVLLGDGLPVLGWRDVPIRPEVLGTSARAAMPAIKQVLVGRPAGADDETWERQLYTARREMEHRALARGLEPFYICSLSCRTVVYKGLLTGHQLGDFFPDLRDPAFESAIAVFHERYATNTMPRWELAQPFRMLAHNGEINTLWGNRNAMAMRGTLLDAPAFGAHAERVREPIRPRGSDSASLDNALELLARAGRSPVHATMMLVPQAWEKFPDVEPAVKAFYEYHQCVIEPWDGPAALAYSDGVQVAVSLDRNGLRPCRYKIRADGMVVAGSEVGIVDFDPRDVVETGKLGPGGVFLVDTAGKRIVRNMAAKREVATRRPYAKWIAQHMATLPTSDGTEPLVRSSDQLRATQMAFGYGHEDLRMVIEPMATTAAEVVWSMGDDAPLAVLSTMTPPLYSFFRQRFAQVTNPPMDSLRESMVMSLRMHLGRRGSPLVEKPAYARMLRIEHPVLLPEEMNSLRNFPQFPSATLDATYNARSRSEALEAALDSLCRRAEMAVRKGARILILSDRKVSADRAPIPMLLALGAVRQHLVRTGLRARVGLVVEVGDAIEQHHMATLFGYGAEAVHPWVAMETVATIFAETHGKADADPDRPGPAAAQSRYRTAVEKGLLKVLAKMGISTLSSYCGAQTFDALGLGSDVIDRCFAGTSSPMGGLSLREISEDVLQRHRRAFTADGAPVATLPDHGRIRFRKEGEVHAWAPQTALTLQQAVGSARASRAGSNPDDAWRTFVDKIEGGAPANVRDLLAIRPATPIPIDEVEPMEAIRTRFISSAMSLGALSPEAHETLTIAMNRMQARSNSGEGGEDPAFYREQGGDRRDSKIKQIASARFGVTTEYLVRAEELEIKVAQGAKPGEGGQLPGHKVTELIARLRHSTPGVGLISPPPHHDIYSIEDLAQLVHDLKTVNPRARVGVKLVAESGVGTVAAGVAKAFADYVLIAGYNGGTGASPLSSIKHAGSPWELGLAEAQQVLVQNGLRHRVEVRVDGGLKTGRDVIIAALLGAETYGFGTGPLVAMGCDMARQCHLNTCPTGIATQREDLRAKFRGTPEQVIAYFSRIAEDVRTELALMGARSLQEIIGQVERLQRAERPELPRSTMLDLSLVLGAPRRTDEPRVRTAARNERRGLQVLDERILEEAYQTVATGASFSGQYEIRNHHLSVGTRLAGALAERFGDAGLPTGTMQLSFTGSAGQSFGAFALRGMRLTLEGECNDYVGKGLNGAEITVRPFRNARYRGASHLNMILGNTVLYGATDGLLLAAGQAGDRFAVRNSGACAVVEGVGNHACEYMTGGIVTVLGRAGRNFGAGMSNGVAYVFDESETFAGRLNHEMVLLADLDPEDTQLLQQLLQLHITRTGSARARWILEDWEHQHMRWRKVKPRGAAEHVTRIREHWTPRIAALLEEELGAAAH; encoded by the coding sequence ATGTCCCAGCACCTCGCCAGCGGCAAGTTGTCCGACGACCACGTCGGCTCCCCGTACGCCCCCAAGGACGCCTGTGGCGTGGGGTTCATTGCCCGCCAGAGTGGCGAGCGCACGCATGAGGTGATCAGCCTCGCGCTGGGGGCGGCGGCCCGCATGGCCCATCGCGGCGCCTCGGCTACCGACAACTCGGCCGACGGCGCCGGCCTGCTCACGCAGATCCCGCGCCGCCTGTTCATCCTGGCCGCCTCGCGCCTGGGGATCCATCTGCCGGCCGACGCGTCGATTGCGGTGGGCATGTGCTTCCTCCCGACCCAGGCCAACGCCTGCGAGGAGGCGATGACGCTGGTGAAGGACGTGCTGCTCGGAGACGGCCTGCCGGTCCTCGGCTGGCGCGACGTGCCCATTCGCCCCGAGGTCCTGGGCACTTCGGCGCGCGCGGCGATGCCGGCGATCAAGCAGGTCCTCGTGGGGCGCCCGGCCGGCGCCGACGACGAGACGTGGGAGCGCCAGCTCTATACCGCGCGTCGCGAGATGGAGCATCGGGCGCTCGCCCGCGGGCTCGAGCCGTTCTACATCTGCTCGCTCTCGTGCCGCACCGTGGTCTACAAGGGGCTGCTCACCGGGCATCAGCTCGGCGACTTCTTCCCCGACCTGCGCGACCCGGCGTTCGAAAGTGCCATCGCCGTGTTCCACGAGCGCTACGCCACGAATACGATGCCGCGGTGGGAATTGGCGCAGCCGTTCCGCATGCTCGCGCACAACGGCGAGATCAACACGCTGTGGGGCAACCGCAACGCGATGGCCATGCGCGGTACGCTCCTCGATGCGCCGGCCTTTGGGGCGCACGCCGAGCGCGTGCGTGAACCGATTCGCCCCCGCGGCTCCGACTCGGCCAGTCTCGACAACGCGCTCGAGCTGCTGGCGCGCGCCGGTCGTTCGCCGGTGCACGCCACCATGATGCTGGTGCCGCAGGCGTGGGAGAAGTTCCCCGATGTCGAGCCCGCGGTGAAGGCATTCTACGAGTACCACCAGTGCGTCATCGAGCCGTGGGATGGTCCGGCGGCGCTGGCGTACAGCGATGGCGTGCAAGTCGCGGTATCGCTCGACCGCAACGGTCTGCGCCCCTGCCGTTACAAGATCCGCGCCGACGGCATGGTCGTGGCCGGCTCGGAAGTGGGGATCGTGGACTTCGATCCGCGCGACGTGGTGGAGACGGGCAAGCTGGGCCCCGGCGGCGTGTTCCTCGTGGACACGGCGGGCAAGCGCATTGTGCGCAACATGGCGGCCAAGCGTGAAGTGGCCACGCGCCGCCCGTATGCGAAGTGGATTGCGCAACACATGGCCACGCTCCCCACGAGCGATGGCACCGAGCCGCTCGTGCGTTCGAGCGACCAGCTGCGCGCCACGCAGATGGCCTTCGGCTACGGACACGAAGACCTGCGCATGGTCATCGAGCCGATGGCCACCACGGCGGCCGAAGTGGTGTGGAGCATGGGCGACGACGCGCCGCTGGCGGTGCTCTCCACCATGACGCCGCCGCTCTACAGCTTTTTCCGCCAGCGCTTTGCGCAGGTCACGAACCCGCCCATGGATTCGCTGCGCGAAAGCATGGTGATGTCGCTGCGCATGCACCTCGGGCGCCGCGGCTCGCCGCTGGTGGAGAAGCCGGCGTACGCGCGCATGCTGCGCATCGAGCACCCGGTGCTGTTGCCGGAAGAGATGAACAGCCTGCGCAACTTTCCGCAGTTCCCGAGCGCGACGCTGGATGCCACCTACAACGCGCGCTCGCGGTCGGAGGCGCTGGAAGCGGCCCTCGACTCGCTCTGCCGCCGCGCCGAGATGGCGGTGCGTAAGGGCGCCCGCATTCTCATCCTGAGCGATCGCAAAGTGAGCGCCGACCGCGCGCCCATTCCCATGCTGCTGGCGCTCGGTGCGGTGCGCCAGCACCTGGTGCGCACGGGGCTCCGCGCCCGCGTTGGGCTCGTCGTGGAAGTGGGTGACGCCATCGAGCAGCACCACATGGCGACGCTCTTCGGCTACGGCGCCGAAGCGGTGCATCCGTGGGTCGCCATGGAAACGGTGGCGACGATCTTTGCCGAAACGCACGGCAAGGCCGATGCGGACCCCGATCGCCCCGGCCCCGCGGCGGCGCAGTCGCGCTATCGCACGGCGGTGGAGAAGGGGCTGCTCAAGGTGCTCGCCAAGATGGGCATCTCCACGCTCTCGTCGTATTGCGGCGCGCAGACCTTCGACGCCCTCGGCCTGGGCTCGGATGTGATCGACCGCTGCTTTGCCGGCACCAGTTCGCCGATGGGCGGGTTGTCGCTGCGCGAGATCAGTGAGGACGTGTTGCAGCGTCACCGCCGCGCGTTCACCGCGGATGGCGCGCCCGTTGCCACGCTCCCCGACCATGGGCGCATTCGCTTCCGCAAGGAAGGCGAAGTGCACGCCTGGGCGCCGCAGACCGCGCTCACGCTGCAGCAAGCCGTGGGCAGCGCGCGCGCCTCACGCGCCGGCAGCAATCCGGATGACGCGTGGCGCACGTTCGTGGACAAGATCGAAGGTGGCGCGCCGGCCAATGTGCGCGACCTGCTCGCGATCCGCCCGGCGACGCCGATCCCCATCGACGAAGTGGAACCGATGGAGGCCATTCGCACCCGGTTCATCTCGAGCGCGATGTCGCTCGGCGCCCTGTCGCCCGAGGCGCATGAGACGCTCACGATCGCGATGAACCGCATGCAGGCTCGATCGAACTCGGGGGAAGGTGGCGAAGATCCGGCGTTCTATCGCGAGCAGGGGGGCGATCGGCGCGACAGCAAGATCAAGCAGATCGCATCGGCACGCTTTGGCGTGACCACCGAGTATCTCGTGCGGGCCGAAGAGCTCGAGATCAAGGTGGCCCAGGGCGCGAAGCCCGGTGAAGGCGGGCAGCTCCCGGGCCACAAGGTCACCGAGCTCATCGCGCGCCTGCGTCACTCCACGCCGGGGGTCGGCCTCATTTCGCCGCCGCCGCATCACGACATCTACTCCATCGAAGATCTCGCCCAGCTGGTGCACGATCTCAAGACGGTGAACCCGCGGGCGCGGGTGGGCGTCAAGCTCGTGGCAGAAAGCGGCGTGGGCACGGTGGCGGCCGGTGTGGCCAAGGCGTTCGCCGACTATGTGCTCATTGCCGGCTACAACGGCGGCACGGGCGCGAGCCCGCTGTCGAGCATCAAGCACGCCGGCTCCCCGTGGGAGCTCGGCCTGGCCGAAGCGCAGCAGGTGCTCGTGCAGAACGGGCTGCGCCATCGCGTGGAAGTGCGCGTGGACGGTGGTCTCAAGACCGGCCGTGATGTCATCATCGCCGCGCTGCTCGGCGCCGAGACCTATGGCTTTGGCACGGGGCCGCTGGTGGCGATGGGGTGCGACATGGCGCGGCAGTGCCATCTCAATACCTGCCCCACGGGCATTGCCACGCAGCGCGAGGATCTGCGGGCCAAGTTCCGCGGCACGCCGGAGCAGGTCATCGCCTACTTCTCGCGCATTGCCGAAGATGTGCGCACCGAGCTCGCGCTCATGGGCGCGCGCTCCCTGCAGGAGATCATTGGCCAGGTGGAGCGGCTGCAGCGCGCCGAGCGCCCCGAGCTGCCGCGCAGCACGATGCTCGACCTGTCGCTGGTCCTAGGCGCACCGCGTCGGACCGACGAACCGCGCGTGCGCACGGCAGCGCGCAACGAACGGCGCGGTCTGCAGGTGCTCGACGAGCGCATCCTCGAGGAAGCGTATCAGACGGTCGCCACCGGCGCGTCGTTCAGCGGGCAGTACGAGATCCGCAATCACCATCTGTCGGTGGGTACCCGCCTGGCGGGAGCGCTGGCGGAACGCTTTGGCGATGCCGGGTTGCCGACGGGCACGATGCAGCTGTCGTTCACCGGGAGCGCCGGTCAGAGCTTTGGCGCCTTCGCGCTACGGGGGATGCGGCTCACGCTCGAAGGCGAGTGCAACGACTACGTGGGCAAGGGGCTCAACGGCGCCGAGATCACCGTGCGGCCGTTCCGCAACGCGCGGTATCGCGGCGCGAGTCACCTGAACATGATCCTGGGCAACACCGTGTTGTACGGGGCCACCGACGGGCTGCTGCTCGCGGCGGGTCAGGCGGGCGATCGCTTTGCGGTGCGCAATTCCGGCGCCTGTGCGGTGGTGGAAGGCGTAGGCAATCACGCCTGCGAGTACATGACGGGTGGGATCGTGACCGTGCTGGGGCGCGCCGGGCGCAACTTCGGCGCGGGCATGTCCAACGGTGTGGCGTACGTGTTCGACGAATCGGAGACGTTCGCCGGACGCCTGAATCACGAGATGGTGCTGCTCGCCGATCTCGACCCCGAAGACACGCAGCTCCTGCAGCAACTGCTGCAGCTGCACATCACGCGGACCGGCAGTGCGCGCGCGCGCTGGATTCTCGAAGACTGGGAGCACCAGCACATGCGCTGGCGCAAGGTCAAGCCACGCGGGGCGGCGGAGCATGTCACGCGCATCCGCGAGCACTGGACGCCGCGCATCGCGGCGCTGCTGGAAGAAGAGCTGGGCGCCGCCGCGCACTGA